From Streptomyces sp. GSL17-111, one genomic window encodes:
- a CDS encoding thiazolylpeptide-type bacteriocin yields MDKTQLTTLADEILELESETFEISDYSDAAEVVLAGSTSCSSTSTCSSTTSTTSCSA; encoded by the coding sequence ATGGACAAGACGCAGCTCACCACCCTGGCCGACGAGATCCTGGAGCTGGAGTCCGAGACCTTCGAGATCTCCGACTACTCCGACGCCGCCGAGGTCGTCCTGGCCGGCTCCACCTCCTGCTCCTCGACCTCCACCTGCTCCTCCACGACGAGCACGACCTCCTGCTCGGCCTGA
- a CDS encoding TOMM precursor leader peptide-binding protein has protein sequence MTATTANAPTASSDAAGAPLEAARAALERQLLARHREVAPGEALPAPRVVPLGAADTLGAGHPDPHAGARPAATVHLTARAVLLGPWGTDTTAAPQAPPACGRCLAMRWQRLRSRSEREALELGEQPSGAHAWPVLTPWVVDAVWSAYRAAASAPAPLPAAGPTAPPDAPDARLPQVVRVDLATLATARFPLLPEPLCPHCVRPRPDTPEDARMRLRPAVKADPAGSRGRPADAYPLPTLALANPVCGALGSGTWLNPASTTTAPVAGSHFVRGYAGLNDVTWSGQADAYAASRTLAYLEGLERYAGTHRRRGTSPVERSFHDLRAAGLRALDPRECGTYAPETYATDPMVSPFDPDRPIPWVWGHSLRDDEPVLVPARLVHYSAGVAADNFVFECSNGCATGGGLEEAVLFGLLELIERDAFLLAWYARPALTGIDLDSCRGTGIRSLRDRAALHGYDVRAYDTRMGAGVPVVTALAVRRDGGPGTLSFAAAAAFDPERAVGAALCEVLTYIPHLPGQVAGRRNELEAMAEDFTRVRQLKDHAQLYGLPRMADHATSFLEPEGTLPLAESFPGWQGARRPGGADLLEELTLVRDDLVAAGYDVIAVDQTTPEQHRMGLRTVSTHVPGLLPLDFGWSRQRALRMPRMLTGLRQAGRAERDLAPRELACAPHPFP, from the coding sequence ATGACCGCGACCACCGCCAACGCGCCCACCGCGTCATCGGACGCCGCCGGCGCCCCCCTGGAGGCCGCCCGGGCCGCACTGGAGCGGCAACTCCTGGCCCGCCACCGGGAGGTGGCCCCCGGCGAGGCGCTCCCGGCGCCCCGGGTCGTCCCGCTCGGAGCCGCCGACACGCTCGGCGCCGGCCACCCGGACCCGCACGCCGGGGCACGGCCCGCCGCCACCGTGCACCTGACCGCCCGAGCCGTCCTGCTGGGGCCCTGGGGTACGGACACCACCGCCGCCCCGCAGGCCCCGCCCGCCTGCGGCCGGTGCCTGGCCATGCGCTGGCAGCGGCTGCGCAGCCGCTCCGAACGGGAGGCCCTGGAGCTCGGCGAGCAGCCCAGCGGCGCGCACGCCTGGCCGGTACTGACGCCCTGGGTGGTGGACGCCGTGTGGTCGGCCTACCGCGCGGCGGCCAGCGCCCCGGCCCCGCTTCCGGCAGCCGGCCCCACGGCCCCGCCGGACGCACCGGACGCCCGGCTGCCTCAGGTCGTCCGGGTGGACCTGGCCACCCTGGCCACGGCCCGCTTCCCGCTGCTGCCCGAGCCGCTGTGCCCGCACTGCGTCCGGCCACGCCCCGACACGCCGGAGGACGCCCGCATGCGGCTGCGGCCCGCCGTCAAGGCGGACCCCGCCGGGTCCCGTGGGCGACCGGCCGACGCCTATCCGCTGCCGACCCTGGCCCTGGCCAACCCCGTGTGCGGAGCGCTCGGCTCCGGCACATGGCTCAACCCGGCCTCCACGACGACGGCTCCGGTGGCCGGCTCGCACTTCGTGCGCGGCTACGCGGGGCTGAACGACGTCACCTGGAGCGGCCAGGCCGATGCCTACGCCGCCAGCCGCACACTGGCCTACCTGGAGGGGCTCGAACGCTACGCGGGCACCCACCGGCGCCGGGGGACGTCCCCGGTCGAGCGCTCGTTCCACGACCTGCGGGCGGCCGGGCTGCGGGCACTGGACCCCCGGGAGTGCGGCACCTACGCCCCCGAGACCTACGCCACCGATCCCATGGTCAGCCCCTTCGACCCCGACCGCCCGATCCCCTGGGTGTGGGGCCACTCGCTGCGCGATGACGAACCGGTGCTGGTGCCCGCCCGGCTGGTGCACTACAGCGCGGGCGTGGCGGCCGACAACTTCGTCTTCGAGTGCTCCAACGGCTGTGCCACCGGCGGTGGTCTGGAGGAGGCCGTGCTCTTCGGGCTGCTCGAACTGATCGAGCGCGACGCGTTCCTCCTGGCGTGGTACGCGCGGCCCGCGCTCACCGGGATCGACCTGGACTCCTGCCGGGGCACCGGCATCCGCTCCCTGCGGGACCGGGCCGCGCTGCACGGGTACGACGTCCGTGCCTACGACACGCGGATGGGGGCCGGTGTGCCCGTGGTGACGGCCCTCGCGGTGCGCCGCGACGGTGGCCCCGGCACCCTCTCCTTCGCCGCCGCCGCAGCGTTCGATCCCGAGCGCGCCGTCGGCGCCGCGCTGTGCGAGGTGCTCACCTACATCCCGCACCTGCCCGGCCAGGTGGCCGGGCGGCGGAACGAACTGGAGGCCATGGCGGAGGACTTCACCCGGGTACGGCAGCTGAAGGACCACGCCCAGCTGTACGGCCTGCCCCGGATGGCCGACCACGCGACGTCCTTCCTGGAGCCGGAGGGGACCCTGCCGCTGGCCGAGTCCTTCCCCGGCTGGCAGGGTGCCCGGCGGCCGGGCGGGGCCGACCTGCTGGAGGAGCTGACCCTCGTGCGGGACGATCTGGTGGCCGCCGGATACGACGTCATCGCGGTGGACCAGACCACGCCCGAGCAGCACCGGATGGGCCTGCGCACCGTCAGCACCCACGTGCCCGGCCTGCTGCCGCTGGACTTCGGCTGGAGCAGGCAACGGGCCCTGCGCATGCCCCGGATGCTCACCGGGCTGCGGCAGGCGGGCCGCGCCGAGAGGGACCTGGCCCCGCGGGAACTGGCGTGCGCGCCGCACCCCTTCCCCTGA
- a CDS encoding ABC transporter permease, with product MSAYAALSAAGYRAYTRDKTTLFFTFAFPLLFLVVFGLIFSGQEVDETGRPYISYIAPGVLSWGVANAAVFGVAFVLMQWRRDDLLRLIRMTPTRLSAVIGSRYGLALVIGLVQAAVFVLTALLPPFGLELSGDWPLALPVLLLGITAFLAIGVVIGSFTRTPEAVAAVANCVMVPMAFLSGSFYPLDAMPSWLQTLSWALPLRYFNDGVSAAVTGDGGATEILAACGGLAAFALVFGLLGLRTFRWSDRT from the coding sequence ATGAGCGCATACGCGGCCCTGAGCGCGGCCGGCTACCGGGCCTACACCCGGGACAAGACCACCCTCTTCTTCACCTTCGCCTTCCCGCTGCTGTTCCTGGTGGTGTTCGGGCTGATCTTCTCCGGTCAGGAGGTCGACGAGACCGGGCGCCCCTACATCTCCTACATCGCGCCCGGAGTGCTCTCCTGGGGCGTCGCCAACGCCGCCGTGTTCGGTGTGGCGTTCGTCCTCATGCAGTGGCGGCGGGACGACCTGCTGCGGCTGATCCGCATGACGCCCACCCGGCTCTCCGCCGTCATCGGCTCCCGCTACGGCCTGGCGCTGGTCATCGGGCTCGTCCAGGCCGCGGTGTTCGTCCTCACCGCCCTCCTGCCGCCGTTCGGCCTGGAACTCTCGGGCGACTGGCCGCTCGCCCTGCCGGTGCTGCTCCTCGGCATCACCGCGTTCCTGGCCATCGGCGTCGTCATCGGCTCCTTCACCCGGACGCCGGAGGCCGTCGCCGCCGTGGCCAACTGCGTGATGGTGCCCATGGCCTTCCTCTCCGGCTCCTTCTACCCGCTGGACGCCATGCCCTCCTGGCTGCAGACCCTTTCCTGGGCGCTGCCGCTGCGCTACTTCAACGACGGCGTCTCGGCCGCCGTGACCGGCGACGGCGGCGCCACCGAGATCCTGGCGGCGTGCGGGGGGCTGGCCGCCTTCGCCCTCGTCTTCGGCCTGCTCGGGCTGCGGACCTTCCGCTGGAGCGACCGCACATGA
- a CDS encoding ABC transporter ATP-binding protein → MEGVHKRYGDVRAVDGVSLRVGRGEFFGLLGPNGAGKTTVVEIMEGLRRADEGTVSVLGHRPWPRDVRLLPRVGVQTQASAFFVRLTAREHLRTVAALYRTDRDRAESTLATVGLTEHGDVRVDDLSGGQRQRLAIAAALVHDPELIFLDEPTASLDPQARRDLWEVLRRLKGAGRTIVYTTHHLDEAEELCDRVAIMVGGRITALDTPHRLITAGATTTRLLVPAERLPLPTARSLPGVLNATTDGDVVVLETEDSGPLLAAVAEVAGLEGVRTRTPSLEDVYLQLTGTAG, encoded by the coding sequence CTGGAGGGCGTCCACAAGCGGTACGGGGACGTGCGCGCCGTGGACGGGGTGAGCCTGCGCGTCGGTCGCGGGGAGTTCTTCGGACTGCTCGGGCCCAACGGCGCGGGCAAGACCACCGTGGTGGAGATCATGGAGGGGCTGCGGCGCGCCGACGAGGGGACGGTCAGCGTGCTCGGCCACCGCCCCTGGCCCCGGGACGTGCGGCTGCTTCCCCGAGTGGGCGTGCAGACACAGGCGTCGGCCTTCTTCGTGCGGCTGACCGCTCGCGAGCACCTGCGCACCGTGGCCGCCCTGTACCGCACCGACCGGGACCGGGCGGAGAGCACCCTGGCCACCGTCGGCCTCACCGAGCACGGCGACGTCCGGGTGGACGACCTCTCCGGCGGGCAGCGGCAGCGGCTGGCCATCGCCGCCGCCCTCGTGCACGATCCGGAGCTCATCTTCCTGGACGAGCCGACCGCCTCCCTCGACCCGCAGGCCCGGCGGGACCTGTGGGAGGTGCTGCGCAGGCTCAAGGGCGCGGGCCGCACCATCGTCTACACCACCCACCACCTGGACGAGGCCGAGGAACTCTGCGACCGGGTGGCCATCATGGTCGGCGGCCGTATCACGGCCCTGGACACCCCGCACCGGCTGATCACCGCCGGTGCCACCACGACGCGGCTCCTCGTGCCCGCCGAACGGCTGCCGTTGCCCACCGCCCGATCGCTGCCCGGCGTGCTGAACGCGACGACGGACGGCGACGTGGTGGTGCTGGAGACGGAGGACTCCGGGCCACTGCTCGCCGCCGTCGCCGAGGTCGCCGGGCTCGAGGGGGTACGCACGCGCACCCCGAGCCTGGAGGACGTCTACCTGCAGCTCACCGGCACCGCCGGCTGA
- a CDS encoding M50 family metallopeptidase, producing the protein MSADGPPGRAAPPRPEDGYRPALRPGVLVSGEVLHGPRRVHLVKDTTSGQSFQVGVKEHFLIARMDGTRTPDEIGAAYARTYGKRLGEGHWRQILGLLGGRGLLASGPAPSGPSGTAGAGGGDASGDAEAPGGRTAGGPGTKPGRNGVLAGSVRLVADAHATAGRLHDALGFLLARRWALPLLFLVTVMALVLAWHVGELATGAVELFRHPVLLTAGATLLWLSTALHELAHGLVARHYGGRVGEIGLRWRFPVVIMYCTVEDYLYLPGRTARIATALAGAVTNLLFLLPFFAVWALARPAGATGQALGGFLFLGTLQALAMLVPLPPLDGYKVVGQLLGTAELAASSRRYVALALRRDPEAARYPPRARRAYRAYAAGSVVVVLLLLTGAVLLVRHVLTTA; encoded by the coding sequence GTGAGTGCCGACGGGCCGCCGGGACGGGCGGCGCCCCCGCGACCCGAGGACGGCTACCGTCCCGCGCTGCGGCCCGGGGTGCTGGTCAGCGGGGAGGTCCTGCACGGGCCGCGCCGGGTGCACCTGGTGAAGGACACCACCTCGGGGCAGTCCTTCCAGGTCGGTGTGAAGGAACACTTCCTCATCGCCCGCATGGACGGCACCCGCACCCCGGACGAGATCGGCGCGGCGTACGCGCGGACGTACGGCAAGCGACTGGGCGAGGGCCACTGGCGCCAGATCCTCGGACTCCTGGGCGGGCGCGGCCTGCTGGCGAGCGGCCCCGCCCCGTCCGGGCCGTCCGGTACGGCGGGGGCCGGGGGCGGGGACGCGTCCGGGGACGCGGAAGCGCCCGGGGGCCGTACGGCCGGCGGGCCCGGGACGAAGCCCGGGCGCAACGGCGTGCTCGCCGGCAGCGTCCGGCTCGTCGCGGACGCCCACGCCACGGCGGGCCGGCTGCACGACGCCCTCGGCTTCCTGCTGGCCCGGCGGTGGGCTCTTCCGCTGCTGTTCCTGGTCACCGTGATGGCCCTCGTGCTGGCCTGGCACGTCGGTGAACTCGCCACCGGAGCAGTTGAGTTGTTCCGCCACCCGGTGCTGCTCACGGCCGGGGCCACCCTGCTGTGGCTCAGCACGGCGCTGCACGAGCTGGCCCACGGCCTCGTCGCCCGGCACTACGGCGGCCGGGTCGGTGAGATCGGCCTCCGCTGGCGGTTCCCCGTGGTGATCATGTACTGCACGGTCGAGGACTACCTCTACCTGCCCGGGCGTACGGCCCGGATCGCCACCGCGCTCGCCGGGGCCGTCACCAACCTGCTCTTCCTGCTCCCGTTCTTCGCTGTGTGGGCCCTCGCCCGCCCGGCGGGCGCGACCGGCCAGGCGCTCGGCGGCTTCCTCTTCCTCGGCACGCTCCAGGCGCTGGCCATGCTCGTTCCGCTGCCACCGCTGGACGGCTACAAGGTCGTCGGCCAACTCCTCGGCACCGCCGAACTGGCCGCCTCCAGCCGCCGCTACGTCGCCCTCGCCCTGCGCCGCGACCCCGAGGCCGCCCGGTACCCGCCTCGGGCCCGGCGCGCCTACCGTGCCTACGCGGCCGGGTCCGTCGTCGTCGTGCTGCTCCTGCTGACCGGTGCCGTTCTCCTCGTCCGCCACGTCCTCACCACCGCGTAA
- a CDS encoding lantibiotic dehydratase C-terminal domain-containing protein has protein sequence MTDHAPTPAEPAGPGAWQATHIFYAANPRPLLLQCVRPLVNSLADDGLLAGWFFINYWLEGPHVRLRVRPSAPEHEARVRHRTEEAIDAFLAERPALYEVDTGFLNEFYNTLFDVEFSGADRTPYLDGEGRMNLRPNNSRHAMDYAPEYGKYGGPVGIELAEWHFRHSSDLVVEAFDTKNLHLRTVLLGTSAQLMMVMAGCFLPDREELAEFLHSYYEFWHKLYPGTNFIGSDEYDTNYAAMAPDLARRFALIREATSAQDPAARLPAFLARWAVHCRELRARAVAAAEAGELVFRSWDGERDERITDPGEALRVLLSPYMHMTNNRLHVTMRDEAYLAHVLARSLHEPLAPSTTRTAP, from the coding sequence GTGACGGACCACGCGCCCACCCCGGCGGAGCCGGCCGGGCCCGGAGCCTGGCAGGCCACCCACATCTTCTACGCCGCCAACCCCCGGCCCCTGCTGCTGCAGTGCGTGCGCCCGCTGGTGAACTCGCTGGCGGACGACGGCCTGCTGGCGGGCTGGTTCTTCATCAACTACTGGCTGGAGGGGCCGCACGTGCGGCTGCGGGTGCGGCCCTCGGCACCGGAGCACGAGGCGCGGGTGCGCCACCGCACCGAGGAGGCGATCGACGCGTTCCTCGCCGAGCGGCCCGCTCTGTACGAGGTGGACACCGGCTTCCTGAACGAGTTCTACAACACCCTCTTCGACGTCGAGTTCTCCGGCGCGGACCGCACGCCCTACCTGGACGGCGAGGGCCGGATGAACCTGCGGCCCAACAACTCGCGGCACGCCATGGACTACGCGCCGGAGTACGGCAAGTACGGCGGCCCGGTCGGCATCGAGCTGGCCGAGTGGCACTTCCGGCACTCCAGCGACCTCGTCGTCGAGGCGTTCGACACCAAGAACCTGCACCTGCGCACCGTGCTCCTGGGCACCTCCGCGCAGCTCATGATGGTGATGGCCGGCTGCTTCCTGCCCGACCGGGAGGAACTGGCCGAGTTCCTGCACAGCTACTACGAGTTCTGGCACAAGCTGTATCCGGGCACCAACTTCATCGGCAGCGACGAGTACGACACCAACTACGCGGCCATGGCCCCCGACCTGGCGCGGCGGTTCGCGCTGATCCGGGAGGCGACCTCGGCGCAGGACCCGGCCGCCCGGCTGCCCGCCTTCCTCGCCCGGTGGGCCGTCCACTGCCGCGAGCTGCGCGCCCGCGCCGTGGCCGCGGCCGAGGCGGGCGAGCTGGTCTTCCGCTCGTGGGACGGCGAACGCGACGAGCGGATCACCGACCCCGGCGAGGCCCTGCGCGTCCTGCTCTCGCCCTACATGCACATGACCAACAACCGGCTGCACGTGACCATGCGGGACGAGGCCTACCTCGCCCACGTCCTCGCCCGCTCCCTGCACGAACCGCTCGCCCCCTCGACCACCCGGACCGCGCCGTGA
- a CDS encoding lantibiotic dehydratase — protein MSATAVPRVRAATTGPATGHEATATGEPGDWQLGPAFLLRVAGLPVETVGRLRCPAGRRWADEVLAESDRLRAAGEAVGDLLHDLVGRNEDETSRRRLLAVRRAVFNNRLPREPEADLAHVRSLDGDVGQALAHWLTGRTRLAALLDEGGPVLAEELAASRDALRDLAGDERLRAGVLLASPSLDAQLDGYLRAGGGHPDKRQRKIERSLLAYLYRTACKTSPFSTFTALALGDFTGAGAGREVRVDGPWTSHPRLNVVALGRLTDAVLADPARCADLPVSPASGWGREDDRVRYVRRWTTAGDEDSAVTFDAVKDRLFFLRRSGTLDRLLALFERRPVLRHGELARWLAAESGESEEECARYLEALLRLGMVQVPSLHTTVYDTDPLLAFRQALGTLDRPWARELAEVLAAPAGAARAYPDAPLAERRGLLGDLRRQLGEVQGALGSQDAKVPQTVLYEDVVADAPVAMDREAFTELAAEPLRAVERVLPAFDLTLPQRVTFKGFFVARHGRGGRCEDLLKLVHDFHEDFFDQYLTFTSRRRAYDEQGRYTPEENWLGLPQLRALDSARQTFTAHMRELWEHRGTAAELGVPAGALDEVAAELAPLSADFVPLSHHLQLADRAEDPLVVLNRSYGGLSFPFSRFTHCFDGLSERLRAHNAALEPEGAVFAEVTGGPVTSNLNLHGRLTDHEIVCPGERGTLPPERRLQLEDLYLVHDEEADRLVLRSTRLEREVVPVYLGYLVPLALPEVPRTLLLLSPTSMAPVDVWAGVPEGEPVDGVTHRPRVRHGALVLSRRRWSAPAAALPLRTPGTSDAEWFLGWHRFRRRHGLPDRVFATVSGGGARGATGAKPSYVDFDSVLSLTAFEALLGAADARVVLREALPDEDALHTVTPEGRHVAELAVETVRGARGDGPPVSRGEGTERKDVP, from the coding sequence ATGAGCGCCACAGCCGTACCGCGGGTGAGAGCCGCGACGACCGGGCCGGCCACGGGGCACGAGGCCACCGCGACCGGCGAGCCGGGTGACTGGCAGCTGGGTCCGGCGTTCCTGCTCCGGGTGGCCGGCCTGCCGGTGGAGACCGTCGGCCGCCTGCGCTGCCCGGCCGGACGCCGCTGGGCCGACGAGGTGCTGGCGGAGTCGGACCGGCTGCGGGCCGCCGGGGAGGCCGTCGGTGACCTGCTGCACGACCTGGTCGGGCGCAACGAGGACGAGACCTCGCGGCGCCGGCTGCTCGCCGTGCGTCGTGCGGTGTTCAACAACCGCCTCCCCCGTGAGCCGGAGGCCGACCTGGCCCACGTCCGGTCGCTGGACGGGGACGTCGGTCAGGCGCTGGCCCACTGGCTCACCGGCCGGACGCGGCTCGCCGCGCTGCTGGACGAGGGCGGGCCGGTGCTGGCGGAGGAACTGGCCGCGTCCCGCGACGCGCTGCGCGACCTCGCCGGGGACGAGCGGCTCCGCGCCGGGGTGCTGCTCGCGTCCCCCTCGCTGGACGCGCAGCTCGACGGCTACCTGCGCGCCGGGGGCGGGCACCCCGACAAGCGGCAGCGCAAGATCGAACGCTCGCTGCTGGCCTACCTGTACCGCACCGCCTGCAAGACGAGCCCGTTCAGCACCTTCACCGCCCTGGCGCTGGGTGACTTCACCGGCGCCGGGGCCGGGCGGGAGGTGCGGGTCGACGGACCGTGGACGAGTCACCCCCGGCTCAACGTCGTGGCTCTCGGGCGGCTCACCGACGCGGTGCTCGCCGACCCCGCCCGCTGCGCCGACCTGCCCGTCTCCCCGGCCTCAGGCTGGGGACGGGAGGACGACCGGGTGCGCTACGTCCGGCGCTGGACCACCGCCGGGGACGAGGACAGCGCCGTGACCTTCGACGCGGTCAAGGACCGGCTGTTCTTCCTGCGCCGCAGCGGCACCCTGGACCGGTTGCTCGCCCTCTTCGAGCGGCGTCCCGTGCTGCGGCACGGCGAACTCGCCCGCTGGCTGGCCGCCGAGAGCGGCGAGAGCGAGGAGGAGTGCGCCCGTTACCTGGAGGCGCTGCTGCGCCTGGGCATGGTGCAGGTGCCCTCCCTGCACACCACGGTGTACGACACCGACCCGCTGCTGGCCTTCCGGCAGGCCCTGGGGACGCTGGACCGGCCCTGGGCCCGGGAGCTGGCGGAGGTGCTGGCGGCGCCCGCCGGGGCGGCCCGGGCCTACCCCGACGCCCCGCTCGCCGAGCGCCGCGGACTGCTGGGCGATCTGCGCCGGCAGCTGGGCGAGGTCCAGGGCGCGCTCGGCTCGCAGGACGCGAAGGTACCCCAGACGGTGCTCTACGAGGACGTCGTCGCCGACGCCCCGGTGGCCATGGACCGGGAGGCCTTCACGGAGCTGGCCGCCGAGCCGCTGCGCGCGGTCGAACGCGTGCTGCCCGCCTTCGACCTCACGCTGCCCCAGCGCGTGACGTTCAAGGGCTTCTTCGTCGCCCGGCACGGCCGCGGCGGGCGCTGCGAGGACCTGCTCAAGCTCGTGCACGACTTCCACGAGGACTTCTTCGACCAGTACCTCACCTTCACCTCCCGCCGCCGGGCCTACGACGAACAGGGCCGCTACACACCCGAGGAGAACTGGCTGGGGCTGCCGCAGCTCCGGGCGCTGGACTCCGCCCGGCAGACCTTCACCGCCCACATGAGGGAGCTGTGGGAGCACCGGGGGACGGCGGCCGAGCTGGGCGTCCCGGCCGGCGCGCTGGACGAGGTGGCCGCCGAACTGGCACCGCTGAGCGCGGACTTCGTGCCCCTGAGCCACCACCTGCAACTGGCCGACCGCGCCGAGGACCCGCTGGTCGTGCTCAACCGCTCCTACGGCGGACTGTCCTTCCCCTTCAGCCGTTTCACCCACTGCTTCGACGGGCTCTCCGAACGGCTGCGCGCGCACAACGCCGCGCTCGAGCCCGAGGGAGCGGTGTTCGCCGAGGTCACCGGTGGTCCGGTCACCAGCAACCTCAATCTGCACGGCCGGCTCACCGACCACGAGATCGTCTGCCCCGGGGAGCGCGGCACGCTGCCCCCCGAACGCCGCCTCCAGCTGGAGGACCTGTACCTGGTGCACGACGAGGAGGCCGACCGCCTCGTGCTGCGCTCCACGCGGCTGGAGCGCGAGGTCGTCCCCGTCTATCTCGGCTACCTGGTGCCGCTCGCGCTGCCGGAGGTCCCCCGCACCCTGCTGCTGCTCTCTCCGACGTCCATGGCGCCGGTGGACGTCTGGGCGGGGGTTCCGGAGGGCGAACCGGTGGACGGCGTGACCCACCGGCCCCGCGTCCGGCACGGCGCCCTCGTCCTCAGCCGCCGCCGCTGGAGCGCCCCGGCCGCCGCGCTGCCGCTGCGCACACCGGGGACGTCGGACGCCGAGTGGTTCCTCGGCTGGCACCGGTTCCGGCGTCGGCACGGCCTGCCGGACCGGGTGTTCGCCACCGTCAGCGGGGGTGGTGCGCGCGGCGCCACCGGCGCCAAGCCGAGCTACGTCGACTTCGACAGCGTGCTGTCCCTCACCGCGTTCGAGGCCCTGCTCGGCGCTGCGGACGCCCGCGTCGTCCTGCGCGAGGCGCTGCCGGACGAGGACGCCCTGCACACCGTCACCCCGGAGGGCCGCCACGTGGCGGAACTCGCCGTGGAGACCGTGCGGGGCGCACGGGGCGACGGGCCCCCGGTGTCGCGCGGTGAAGGAACCGAGAGAAAGGACGTGCCGTGA
- a CDS encoding nitroreductase family protein — translation MGYAHDYAAAIMQRGRVPMDPADFVPDWADGPRKTKLYPFAETVPLPGSRVPPEATVERGLDPAAAPSGRFDLAALSGLLLDSYGLTGRRLGVQANTDLNALPFYPLANWSRGTASGGGLYPVSIYWVSGASGPGTPGVHYYATRHHAMQRLLTGDVSGRVRAALGPGHPARDTDQFLVLGVKYWQNAFKYNSFSFHAVSMDVGACLQTWRMWGAARGLPVEPELWFDEEDLADLLGVDPAEEGVFAVVPLPWDDPAPAAGTGGGSGRVRHRDLERSRTVLTFDALRAMQDATCARAADRPAPGALVPAAAPPVAGERPRLPLPPPAPLDTDVRTALRTRRSSFGRFDAARPVAADHLAACLRAATRGCDVGGRTTAGEPPLVTLYAFVNHVEGIEPGGYVYEPGGTGTSDDGGGGCGALRLVRPGAPGAFLQENYFLANYNLEQAGAVLVPTVRTHAVLDAVGDRGYRLVNATIGALAQSTYTACAALGLGCGVALGFDNISYIEELDLAATGEAPLLIMMVGHERPEPADFRFEIV, via the coding sequence ATGGGTTACGCCCATGACTACGCCGCCGCGATCATGCAGCGTGGGCGGGTGCCCATGGACCCGGCGGACTTCGTCCCCGACTGGGCCGACGGGCCGCGCAAGACCAAGCTGTACCCGTTCGCCGAGACCGTGCCGCTGCCCGGTTCGCGCGTCCCGCCCGAGGCCACCGTCGAGCGGGGGCTCGACCCGGCCGCCGCGCCGTCCGGACGCTTCGACCTGGCGGCCCTGTCGGGCCTGCTGCTCGACTCCTACGGGCTGACGGGCCGCCGGCTCGGGGTGCAGGCCAACACCGACCTGAACGCCCTGCCGTTCTACCCGCTCGCCAACTGGTCGCGGGGCACCGCGTCCGGGGGCGGGCTCTACCCCGTCAGCATCTACTGGGTCTCCGGCGCGAGCGGCCCCGGGACGCCCGGCGTGCACTACTACGCGACCCGGCACCACGCCATGCAGCGGCTGCTCACCGGCGACGTCAGCGGGCGGGTCCGGGCGGCCCTGGGCCCCGGGCACCCGGCGCGGGACACCGACCAGTTCCTCGTGCTGGGCGTCAAGTACTGGCAGAACGCCTTCAAGTACAACAGCTTCTCCTTCCACGCCGTGAGCATGGACGTCGGCGCCTGCCTGCAGACCTGGCGGATGTGGGGGGCGGCGCGCGGCCTGCCGGTGGAGCCCGAGCTCTGGTTCGACGAGGAGGACCTGGCCGACCTGCTGGGTGTGGATCCGGCCGAAGAGGGGGTGTTCGCCGTCGTTCCGCTGCCCTGGGACGACCCGGCACCGGCCGCGGGGACGGGCGGCGGCAGCGGCCGCGTCCGGCACCGCGACCTCGAACGCTCGCGCACCGTGCTCACCTTCGACGCGCTGCGCGCCATGCAGGACGCCACCTGCGCCCGCGCCGCGGACCGGCCCGCGCCCGGGGCCCTCGTCCCGGCCGCCGCCCCGCCCGTGGCGGGCGAGCGGCCCCGGCTGCCGCTGCCCCCGCCGGCCCCGCTCGACACCGACGTGCGCACCGCGCTGCGGACGCGACGCAGTAGTTTCGGCCGTTTCGACGCCGCGCGCCCGGTGGCCGCCGACCACCTGGCCGCCTGTCTGCGGGCGGCCACCCGGGGCTGCGACGTCGGCGGCCGGACCACCGCCGGGGAGCCACCGCTGGTGACGCTCTACGCCTTCGTCAACCACGTCGAGGGCATCGAACCGGGCGGCTACGTCTACGAACCCGGCGGCACCGGGACGAGCGACGACGGCGGGGGCGGCTGCGGCGCGCTGCGACTGGTGCGGCCCGGAGCGCCCGGCGCCTTCCTGCAGGAGAACTACTTCCTCGCCAACTACAACCTGGAGCAGGCCGGCGCCGTGCTGGTGCCGACGGTGCGCACACACGCGGTCCTGGACGCCGTCGGGGATCGCGGCTACCGCCTGGTCAACGCCACCATCGGCGCTCTCGCCCAGAGCACCTACACCGCGTGTGCGGCCCTCGGCCTGGGCTGCGGGGTGGCGCTGGGCTTCGACAACATCTCCTACATCGAGGAGCTGGACCTGGCCGCCACCGGTGAGGCCCCCCTGTTGATCATGATGGTCGGCCACGAGCGTCCCGAGCCCGCCGACTTCCGCTTCGAGATCGTGTGA